From the Rhinolophus sinicus isolate RSC01 linkage group LG02, ASM3656204v1, whole genome shotgun sequence genome, one window contains:
- the UCN3 gene encoding urocortin-3 — MLVPAHFLLLLLLLLGAPRLGLAHKLDKAESIFRCINRALSEAKSSQLEDAPPLSKSGFPYLPSQDPSSGEDEEEDKNKRTLPGGGGGAGRPRYKYLPPAQLRRRLSQDKTKSDRRSKLTLSLDVPTNIMNILFNIAKAKNLRAKAAANAHLMAQIGRKK; from the coding sequence ATGCTGGTGCCAGCccacttcctgctgctgctgctgctgctcctagGGGCCCCCAGGCTGGGCCTCGCCCATAAGTTGGACAAAGCAGAGTCCATCTTCCGCTGCATCAACAGGGCCCTGTCTGAGGCTAAGAGCAGCCAGCTGGAGGATGCACCCCCGCTGAGCAAGAGCGGGTTCCCCTACCTGCCCAGCCAAGACCCGTCCTCAGGAGAGGACGAGGAAGAGGACAAGAACAAAAGGACCCTCCCTGGGGGTGGCGGTGGAGCTGGAAGGCCCCGGTACAAGTACCTGCCCCCAGCGCAGCTCAGGCGGAGGCTGTCCCAGGACAAGACCAAGAGTGACCGGCGCTCCAAGCTCACTCTGTCCCTTGACGTCCCCACCAACATCATGAACATCCTCTTCAACATCGCCAAGGCCAAGAACTTGCGAGCCAAGGCAGCGGCCAATGCCCACCTGATGGCACAGATCGGGCGGAAGAAGTAG